The Syntrophomonadaceae bacterium genome contains a region encoding:
- a CDS encoding LysR family transcriptional regulator, producing the protein MSYQQLNVFKVVAENGNITLAAKKLHMSQPSISLQIQSLESQYGVILFNRSNKGVYLTEAGKLLYQYTIKVLDLLQEAQERVAELGADLRATIAIEATFTIGEYLAPRIMAYLYQARPELDVKLRIANTENTYQNVLEKNVQLGLIEGPVQAHRELVVEKFWEDELVVVAPYFHSWAKRDQVTLEELKKEKFILREEGSGTRKVVENALAARGLNMEEMNVGMELGSIQAIKEVVAAGLGVSILSGLTVRKNCEARLFKTLQIEGGPISRPLSLVRHATAHHNPHIIFVVELLRNREKLKNILSADSLFDPDLETVAGED; encoded by the coding sequence ATGTCTTATCAGCAATTAAATGTTTTCAAGGTTGTGGCTGAAAACGGCAATATTACTCTGGCAGCTAAAAAGCTGCACATGAGCCAGCCGAGTATCAGCCTGCAGATTCAAAGCCTGGAAAGCCAATACGGGGTAATCCTGTTTAACCGGAGCAACAAGGGGGTTTATCTTACCGAGGCGGGAAAACTTCTTTACCAATATACAATTAAAGTGCTGGATCTCCTGCAGGAAGCCCAGGAGCGGGTAGCCGAATTAGGCGCCGATCTGCGGGCCACCATTGCCATTGAGGCTACCTTTACAATCGGAGAGTACCTGGCCCCGCGGATTATGGCTTACCTTTACCAGGCCCGGCCGGAGCTGGATGTTAAATTGAGAATCGCCAATACGGAAAACACTTACCAGAATGTCCTGGAAAAGAACGTGCAGCTTGGCCTGATTGAGGGACCGGTACAGGCCCACCGGGAACTGGTGGTGGAAAAGTTCTGGGAAGACGAACTGGTCGTCGTGGCACCATATTTCCATAGTTGGGCCAAGCGGGATCAGGTTACTCTGGAAGAACTGAAAAAAGAAAAATTCATCCTGCGCGAAGAAGGCTCAGGCACCCGGAAGGTAGTGGAGAATGCCCTGGCGGCCAGAGGCCTTAATATGGAAGAGATGAACGTGGGGATGGAACTGGGGAGCATCCAGGCGATCAAGGAAGTGGTAGCTGCCGGTTTGGGGGTTTCCATTCTTTCCGGCCTCACCGTCCGAAAAAACTGTGAAGCCAGGCTTTTTAAGACCCTGCAAATTGAGGGCGGGCCGATTTCCCGGCCTCTTAGTCTGGTGCGCCACGCCACAGCCCACCATAATCCCCATATTATATTTGTGGTGGAACTGCTTCGCAATCGCGAAAAGCTGAAGAACATCCTGTCTGCAGACAGCCTGTTCGATCCGGATCTGGAAACCGTTGCAGGCGAAGATTAG